DNA from Rhipicephalus sanguineus isolate Rsan-2018 chromosome 11, BIME_Rsan_1.4, whole genome shotgun sequence:
ATCAGTACGTGATGACCTTAccatatcatagttgaaatcaagaagaaacggGCACGTAGAACGTCGGCAgggtaaccggtggtcattaaaggggtcatgaagcaccccttgggcttgttgaaaaacatcctgcggaaagctgacacggctacgaACTGCTCTGCAAGTTATTAGTCGTGCGCGCCTCGTAAAGGCCACAagaggagcgcgaagttgccgtttcctcaggcgccctcttttcaaacagaggccggttctgactctcgtcggtgggcggggcgtctgcacgttgacgtcgcggatctgccagtttacgtcgcaagagatacagcatgcttattggccgatagccggatgagatgcgcttcttgccacggggtgccgccacttgcccgcgccgcactcctcagcctgctaaatttacacggtagccgcactcgcgcacgcgaatcacagcgggagagcgatcgcgtttcatgacgcgcgctgacgtaacttctttcccccctgccatccctccctgtctagcttccagtgcgctcgtcggcacgagaaaagagagaaagcgctgagagcgtgcgccaaacccccgtaactccgctcattcttgacggattcgagaaatttttgcgggaaTCGATTCGGGAGGTAGTAAACTCCGATACGGAGTTCATTAGatcgttacttggaaaagtggttcatgacccctttaagggtaactgactggattccaagagatggctaaacgcgtgagggggagacagaaaattaggtgggtagatgagatcaaGAATTTTATAgccataacgtggcagcagaaagtacaggaccgtgttcattggcggaacatgggagaggcctttgccctgcagtgggtatagacaggctgatgatgatgatgatgacattacCCTGTGATGTCATTATAAAGTCACGGATCACCAAATTGTGTTTCGTCATCATGACTCCCTACGACTTCACTATTATGACACTATGATGTCAACATACTGTGACATCAAATGACGAGATCATCCcctgacatcgtcgcttgatcaaaggtaggccgatcacggatgcagtgtaacaccacgttatgtgcagaaagctttcggagagtggcGGGGGAtcatcaatacatcgagtgagatgTAAAGATGGAATGCATAAAAGGCCCTGTTagttgctcctttttttttcctttttaaggAGAAGGTGTGGGGGTGGAGAGGCAAAGGAAGGGAATCGCAAGGTAGCAATGAGACGGTATTTGATAATGACTACTTTAAGAGCACATACGATCGGTGCTGtatcgcgccaattgcggaactgcggctgagcgcatctgcacggcgcgtgcacataggtctgagtagactgacgaagacgacgatcgcaggtctttggaataaaccttgttttacttgtggttctggcctgtgtcagctacgttatttcagtggcgacgaagatggcaTAATACTTCGGTATAATCTTCGGCTGAAGGCGGACGACCAGAAGACATGGGATCTCGCCCACCAGCTTTCGATGGAGCAGCGGGAAGCTGGGGTACGTACCGCATACGTCTTGAAGCCTTCTTCGAGGGACATGAAGTAACGGATCCCGGGAAGCGCCGCGCCTTGCTGATTTCTTCGCTGAGCGAGAGCGTTGTACGGATATTACAAGGACGTAATCCAAGCACCCCGGTCAACACCTTAAGCTACGACCAGGTTGTGGAATGTTTGGAAGATCAGTACAACCCGCAAGCTAATGAAATTGCAGCCAGTTATGCGTTTTTCATGCGGAAGCAAAAGGAAGGCGAGAgtgtgcgagatttcatcgcggaACTCAGGAGGCTAGCCGAAAGCTGCAACTTCGGTAGTATGATGGACCGTATGTTACGAGATCGCATCGTTTGCGGTATCCGGGACGACGACGCACGGCGTTCTTTGTTGACGCGAGCTACGCTGACCTTGAAAGAGGCCGAGGACTTCGCCAGGGCTTCCGAGGAGGCACAGGAAGACGTCCGTGACATGCAGGAGACTGGCGTGGGCAACGGAAGTGGTACCATGAACGCCCTGCTGCGACTACGACGACGTGAGTCCCGGGCGCCGAGCAGCAACCTGGAAAGCAGTCGTCCACTGTGCGAACGTTGCGACGGGCCGCATGATTCCAATGTGTGCCGCCATCGAAACACCAAATGCCGTATGTGCGGGAGGAAAGGTCATCTGGCCAGGGTATGCCGCAGGAGTCGTTCCCGGACGTCAGGTGCATATGTCGTGGAAGAATATGAAAGTGAGAGCGAAGAATTTATGCTTGCCTTGGTGGCACACAGTGCGACCGACAGGGACGTCTCGCGGCCTCTCGAGAAGGTTTTGACGTGGGGAGGGCAGGAACTGAGCATGATAATCGATACGGGCTCGCCGGTGAGTGTGATTCCAGTGAGTGTATACGAGAGACACAGAAGGCGGTGGCCAGCTCTCGCAAAAACTGCCCTGCGGCTATCATGCTTTCTTGGACCCCTGCCCGTCATTGGCAAGTTAACCATGGACGTGAAGTCTGGGACAGTAACCGTGACCAGTAAGTTAGTGGTGGTGGGCTGTCAAGGACCACTCCTCTGCGGCCGGCGTACAATCGAGGAATTTGGCAAGGCCGGCGTGTCTCTTTTGGAcgccaacagcgctgcgtgtgtaaactttgttcaacagaatgcgcagtTGAAAGCCCTACTTGACGAATTTTCGCAGCTGTTTGACAACAAACTGGGTTGCTGTGAAGGGCCTCCCGTTAAGCTACACATCAAGGAAGGCGCTCGgcctcgtttttgcaaagcacgGACCGTGCCTTATGCAATGCGTGCCCAAGTCTCAGCAGAGAATGATCGCCTGGTGGAAGGAGGAGTGCTTTCCCAGATCAGCGTCTCTGAATGGGCAACGCCGGTAGTCCCCGTGGCGAAAAAGAACGGTGACATAAGACTCTGCGGGGACTTCAAGTTAACGGTGAATCCGGCTACTTACTCGGAACAGTATCCTCTGCCGAAAGTTGACGATATCTTCGCAGCGCTTGCTGGAGGTGAAGTCTTTAGTACGTTGGACCTACGTAACGCACACAACCAGCTTCCtctagacgccgaagctaaaaggaTCGCAGTGCTGAACACGCATAAGGGACTCTACTGTTACAATCGCCTCGCTTTTGGAATCGATTCAGCCCCAGCTCTGTTCCAAAGGCGCATGGAATCAGTCCTCCGAGGTCTGCCAGGAGTGAAagtctacctagatgacattattGTTGCGGAAAAGAAGCACGATATGTCGGTATTACGACAAGTGTTCCAACGACTGCAGGACAGCGGCCTGAAGCTGAATAAAACCAAATGCAGATTCCGAGAAAAACAAGTGACTTTTCTGGGCCACCGCATCGACGAAAAAGGCCTGCATCTTTTGCAAGACAATCTCGGCGCCATACTAGGTGCACCGTCGCCAACTTCGGTGAGCCAGTTGAAATCTTTTCTGGGCTTAATCACGTATTACTCCAAATTCTTGCCTAACCTCTCAACCATGCTAGCACCACTGTATGCATTGCTGACGAAGGGAGTTGCCTGGAAATGGGGACAGGCGCAAGAAAGCGCATTTCAAGAAGCCAAGAAGGCTATGAAAAAGGCAAACTTTCTAATTCATTATGATCCTTGTAAGCCACTTCGGCTTGAATGTGACGCTTCCATGTATGGTTTGGCTGCTGTGCTGTCTCATCGCATCAACGGCAAAGATTATCCGATAGGTTTTCGATCGAGAACATTGACTGCtgcagagaaaaactactcgcagTTGGAAAAGGAAGGGCTTGCCTTAGTTTTCGGTGTGACCAAGTTTCGAGATTGTCTTTTTGGCAACCGGTTTACGCTGGTCACTGATCACAAGCCATTGACCGAGCTTTTTCATCAGGACAAGCCCATTCCACAAATGGCAGCAGCGAGGATCCAACGCTGGGCATTACTTTTGTCAGCGTATCAGTATGAGCTCGAATATCGGAAAGGACAGCTGAATGGTAACGCCGATGCTTTGAGCCGCTTACCTCTGACTAATCAAGAAAGAGCAACAGAAAGCTCTTCGGTAGAATATGTGCTGCACGCGCAAGCTTTAAACGAGTTTGCTCTGTGTCCCCAGAAGCTAGCAGAGAACACCGCTGAAGATAGAGTGCTTCGTCAAGTAATGACATGGATTCTGCGGGTTGGCGAGGAGAACTGAGTGCGGGACAACAGTGTTTTCGTCCTTTCTTCACTCGTAGGGATTGAGCTGACAGTGAGCAACGGATTAGTTTATTTGGGGTCATCGTGTCATTCTGCCGGAGAGAGCGCGTTCTTTCATGTCGGAAGAATTGCACGAAAGCCATCCGGGCATCACGGCAATGAAGAGCCTCGCACGCGCGTTGTTTTGGTATCCGGCTCTGGACCACGATATAGAGAGTCTGGTAAAAAGTTGtccgcactgtgtgcagtgtatgCCACTACCTGCAGCTCAGGTTCCGTCAAGTTGGCCTGAAACTGACAAGCGCTGGTCTCGGCTGCATGTCGACTTTGCTGGTCCTGTGGAAGGTCACATGATCCTTGTGCTGGTGGATGCAGGTACGAAATGGATAGAGGCAGTCCCACTCAAAACAGCGACGGCTGACACCACAGTGGAAGTTCTTCGGAGTATTTTCGCTCGTTTCGGCCTGCCTCACAGAGTGGTGTCCGATAATGGGTCCCAATTCACCAGTGTGGTGACAAAGACCTTCTTTCGGGATAATCATGTCCGTCACGTGACAACTGCCCCTTATTATCCGCAGTCGAACGGGGCAGCAGAGCGGGCAGTGCGCACTGTCAAGGAAGCACTAAAGAAGAACAAAGTAGTCACTGAAATGTCGACTTGCTAAATTCTTGCTTCGGTACAGGGTAACGCCGGTAAAGGACGGCAAATCGCCCGCAGAGATGTTGCTAGGTGCCCAACCAAGAACCAGACTAAGTGCTCATTTCCCGGTGCGAGAGGACACAAAAGAGACAGTCAAGGCTGCAGCACCACCTTCCCGCTTGATTCTTCCTGGAACACGAGTTTGGTCACGACAGTATAACCGCAGTGGACAGAGATGGCTGCCTGGTACGGTGACGGCGGCCAGCGGGGGTCGGCTGCTTACTGTTGATACGGAAGAAGGAGAACAGCGACGACATGTCGACCAGGTGCGACTTCGGGAAGCTCAGCAAGCGCAGCAACAAGCCTCCGTGACCCATTCAAGGGAGAGCGAAACGAACACCGGCGATGAAGGTTCGCTGCCACAACAACTACCCGCAAAGGAACTCGGCGCACAAACAGACGAAGGGGCGGGTACAGACCAGCCTGCAAGCGCTGTGGAAGACCCTGTCCTACCCAGACGTTCAACTCGCAAAAGAAGAGTTCCGGACAGGTTTTACAAAAAGTGCAATTTCTCACCAGACACTCTAGGGGAAGGAAGTGCTGtatcgcgccaattgcggaactgcggctgagcgcatctgcacggcgcgtgcacataggtctgagtagactgaggaagacgacgatcgcaggtctttggaataaaccttgttttacttgtgGTTCTGGCCTGTGTCAGCTACGTTATTTCAATCGGTACTGATACTAAATCTTCTGGCGCCCCAGTGAACATTCTAACAACAAAGTAGAAGCTTGGAAGGTGGATTTCATGAATCTTTGAAACACGCGCCGTGCGCTgcataccgctgcggacgcaatcATCTTATTCAAAGGTAACAGTCTTATAGCCTTCTCAGTGGGCGTAAAGTTCCCTACTGTTCTACCCAACATAACGAGCTGCTCATCAGTCTGAAAGCGTGCATAGACAAATATGGGGTCACAATGTTTCAAAATATTGCAGCTATATAAAGGGTGTTTCATCTAACAATTCTGCGCTTGATTAGTTAACAAAGTATGATAAATTGTGAAAATATTTTAATAATCACTTTACGGCAAAGTGCGTTTCGCTACGCTGTAGAGGGCATTCGAAAAAGACTGATCCCGTTTTTTTCTTCGGACAcctacagtcaaccacaaaagtttacgaaCCACGCGAGTGCCTGtcttgatggatggatggatgggtgggtgaATGCTATGAACGCGCCCTTTATAACAAGGCGGTAACATgtatgccaccaggctcgacaaaaaaaaaagaaaaagctttcttttgttcttgttttttttttaattggcgtAATGCCTTGTCCACTGCGAATAAACGAATCTTACTATATAGAAAAAACCAATTTACAGCCCAGTTCTGCGCTCCTTAGGCAGGATGTCCTTATTTTTCCtagtatttatttttgtactttctctctagttttatgccaccaatactccaaccatctcttacttatttctatcactGTCTTGTTCAGCTAaacattgttgtccctaaaacccagggCTCCATATAGTCTGGTGGCCAAACGCACATCTTGGTgcatatctccacattcaatcagaacatgctccgtagTTCCcatatcttccccacagcatgtgcattgcaCTTATTCTTTTCTGACCACTGGGTGTcggcgccacctagcggtgcgccacGTACCGTCGACGGCTGCGCTGGGGCGGAAAAGTGTCTTCTCGTTATTCACCTCTATTATGTGAATTTGCTGCTGCCGCGCAGATCCCTGTTAATTCATTGTTGTCACGCAAAGCGCTTATCTGCGGTATGAGCGTTCCACTTCTACTCCGATAACAGAATCGAAGTAACGGTGTGCCATACTTGGTAGATATCACTTTGTATGCAAAACTGCGACTGATAAAAGTTCTGCTGATAGACTGCTCTGGAGACAGAAGCACTAGCCACGGCTTCCCAAAAGCCCGTCGCGTTAAAAAGTGAAAGGTAGAAAATATCTGTCAAATAGCCAGCCCATCGATTAAGGGGTGAATGCGTCttgggcgtagcgctgctgtcAATCGCTACCgacgtagcggaaatgtcgcgaagggGCTCTCGGCCAcgtgctcgcgtggtccgtaaacttttatGGTTGACTGTATATAGGCTTCGCATTAAATCGTCCCTCTGAACGACTCATGATATTACTTTTGTCTTTGTATGCATGTAAAAGCATTGCAACTGGCGCATGGCGCTATCTTTATGAACCTGTCAGAACTGAACCGCCATAGATGACGTGCCAGTACTAAACCCGTTTAAACCAGCATGATGCACAGTGGCACGCTACTCAGCGTACatttttaccacgaaagtgttctaAGCCGGGGACCACCACGGCTcgactgacgtatttccgtcacggatatgacgttgtaaaatataaagactaacagccGGCATGTTGTCCGACATGATAACGGcaagttatttatatacaccatttgccggtggcggtaatcagggatcggtggtacatcagcgtgttttcgttatcactagcgagatggcgcgaagggcttgaagagcgcgctttaaagatcgccgccccacgcgtcgcgatgagcgcgcgccGCTACAGGGCGCggccgctcgtgcgcgcgcttatttcgtgatggcggtggtttgtacgtcctGTGCTCTTACCGCAAGTTTGCATTCAGAGCACGTAGGTCACTgcgctcactgcagcgaccgcttttgcgaaaggagcgcgctgctcacacaagaataagttacaactgtgacacttagttcgcgctcatcctgtgtatgttcgttccgtgcgtcctttcagcttgagcagcgcgttacaagtttcgagcggcttgccgttcttcgcgtgacattacaatttgttgctatagcattcattccttcgcccttggggccaAAGAATGCCGAACGAAcgcccaactacgtctgtgaagacacgtttcactttcgtgtcataccgatttctatgacagagggatcagccatgttttttatccAAGAATTCCTTCCAAACTTTTGTTCAAGATAGCAAGAGGGACAATTATGCTCCAGCTCTCATTCTTTTTCAAAAGGTGcccagcactttaggggcccgggctgtcgtatgctgtcatttgTCATCTCACGTCGTCGTTGCTGTCATTTGCATCTCATGTCGTCGTTTGGCGTCACTCAGCAATACCATGTACCTGTATGTAATAGCCATGCGTAGTACAACTATGTAGAGTATAATGTAGGTAGGGGTTGGGAAACAGAAGGGAGGGTGacaaggagtgatgtgagggggaggagagaagaaaggggagggaagagggtaaagcatagcatagccatctgtgacGTCACTCAGGCAAAATCGTGtacagcatagccgtgtatagtgtaGCGTAGTAgaatcgtatagcaagggggtgggaaagggtagtgagggtgaggaggagaaaaggaggagggaagagggcgccactgcatcacaaatgaaggtttcctttcccgccatggacgcccaGCAGGCTGCAtctttggaacgccagcgcgcactTGCCCGTGGACGCCAGCGTCACCGAAGCGCCTGTTTTTGCCTGCCACTTGTGACACGCTGGCAAAGCGCTGTTCAGCCCTTCCTACAGGTTTCACGTTGGGGGCATCAGCACTTTTTGTTGCTCAAAAAGCGAACGAGTGTTCACGTCCTGTTCGGTGAGCGAATACGTTCGTCTCCGTAATGCTGTGCACAAttgacctttttcaagcacatgaGCGCCatcaacgggcgcgcaagcgctcatgggataTGTGTGtaggccgcagcagccgccgcgacgagcgcgcgggcctcgcgctctagctttccgcttgcgccgtgccaggacttcttcgacacagtgaatttggcaaggtgcaa
Protein-coding regions in this window:
- the LOC119375282 gene encoding uncharacterized protein K02A2.6-like; this encodes MGSRPPAFDGAAGSWGTYRIRLEAFFEGHEVTDPGKRRALLISSLSESVVRILQGRNPSTPVNTLSYDQVVECLEDQYNPQANEIAASYAFFMRKQKEGESVRDFIAELRRLAESCNFGSMMDRMLRDRIVCGIRDDDARRSLLTRATLTLKEAEDFARASEEAQEDVRDMQETGVGNGSGTMNALLRLRRRESRAPSSNLESSRPLCERCDGPHDSNVCRHRNTKCRMCGRKGHLARVCRRSRSRTSGAYVVEEYESESEEFMLALVAHSATDRDVSRPLEKVLTWGGQELSMIIDTGSPVSVIPVSVYERHRRRWPALAKTALRLSCFLGPLPVIGKLTMDVKSGTVTVTSKLVVVGCQGPLLCGRRTIEEFGKAGVSLLDANSAACVNFVQQNAQLKALLDEFSQLFDNKLGCCEGPPVKLHIKEGARPRFCKARTVPYAMRAQVSAENDRLVEGGVLSQISVSEWATPVVPVAKKNGDIRLCGDFKLTVNPATYSEQYPLPKVDDIFAALAGGEVFSTLDLRNAHNQLPLDAEAKRIAVLNTHKGLYCYNRLAFGIDSAPALFQRRMESVLRGLPGVKVYLDDIIVAEKKHDMSVLRQVFQRLQDSGLKLNKTKCRFREKQVTFLGHRIDEKGLHLLQDNLGAILGAPSPTSCMPLPAAQVPSSWPETDKRWSRLHVDFAGPVEGHMILVLVDAGFRPL